The proteins below are encoded in one region of Cucurbita pepo subsp. pepo cultivar mu-cu-16 chromosome LG10, ASM280686v2, whole genome shotgun sequence:
- the LOC111803304 gene encoding peroxidase 47 → MSLLMSMSMSMSMNLVSIIVLVGVSVTFRGVNGLSMGYYLMSCPFVDPIVKNTVNRALQNDPTLAASLIRMHFHDCFVEGCDGSVLIDSTRDNTAEKDSPANESLRGYEVIDDIKEQLENQCPGVVSCADIVAMAARDAVFWAGGPFYDIPKGRKDGTRSRIEDTANLPSPFFNASQLVNTFARRGFTAQQMVALSGAHTLGVARCVSFKDRLDGTDPLLSPNFGRTLSRTCSNGDNAIQTFDATADSFDNVYYNALSRGAGVLFSDQTLFASPRTRGIVNAYAMNQALFFLDFQQAIIKMGMLDVKEGRWGQVRRNCRRVN, encoded by the exons ATGTCGTTGTTGATGTCGATGTCGATGTCGATGTCGATGAACTTAGTTAGTATTATCGTGTTGGTGGGCGTTAGTGTAACATTTAGAGGCGTAAATGGGTTGAGTATGGGATATTACTTGATGAGCTGCCCGTTTGTGGATCCGATTGTGAAGAACACGGTGAATCGAGCTCTTCAAAATGATCCCACTTTGGCTGCATCGCTCATTCGAATGCATTTTCATGACTGTTTCGTTGAG GGATGCGATGGATCAGTGTTGATTGATTCGACACGAGACAACACAGCAGAAAAGGATTCTCCAGCCAACGAAAGCTTACGAGGTTACGAGGTTATTGATGACATTAAGGAACAATTAGAAAACCAATGTCCTGGTGTTGTTTCTTGCGCCGACATTGTCGCCATGGCAGCCAGAGATGCAGTCTTTTgg GCGGGAGGTCCATTTTATGACATACCGAAGGGAAGGAAGGACGGAACGAGATCCAGAATCGAAGACACCGCCAATTTGCCTTCGCCTTTCTTCAATGCATCTCAGCTTGTTAATACCTTCGCCCGCCGTGGCTTTACTGCTCAGCAAATGGTCGCACTTTCCG GGGCGCATACATTAGGAGTGGCACGATGCGTATCATTCAAAGACAGACTGGACGGCACCGACCCTCTTCTGAGTCCCAACTTTGGGAGAACACTATCAAGAACATGCAGCAACGGCGACAATGCAATACAAACATTCGACGCCACGGCCGACAGCTTCGACAACGTCTATTACAACGCGCTGTCGAGAGGAGCCGGGGTTCTGTTTTCGGACCAGACGTTGTTCGCTAGCCCACGTACGAGGGGCATTGTCAATGCCTACGCCATGAACCAAGCCCTGTTCTTCTTGGACTTCCAACAGGCCATCATCAAAATGGGTATGCTTGATGTAAAGGAAGGTCGTTGGGGCCAAGTCCGCCGCAACTGCCGTAGGGTTAATTGA
- the LOC111804381 gene encoding extradiol ring-cleavage dioxygenase-like isoform X1 → MALNDTFYVSHGSPTLTIDDGIEARHFFKSWKDKVFPQTPKAILFVSAHFDTAYPTVNVVSGPNDTIYDFYGFPSSMYELKYPAPGAPALAKRVKEALMGAGFERVDEEKGRGLDHGAWVPLMFMYPEADIPVCQLSVQSRLNGTHHYNMGKALAPLKDEGVLIVGSGSATHNLRTLDRHARSSVNASWAIEFDDWLKHALLQGRYEDVNEYKKKAPNAEKAHPSPDHLFPLHVAIGAAGGHPKTKLVHHSWDLGTMSYASYQFTAS, encoded by the exons ATGGCTTTGAACGACACTTTCTATGTATCCCATGGATCCCCAACGCTAACCATCGACGATGGCATCGAAGCAAGGCACTTCTTCAAATCATGGAAGGACAAGGTTTTTCCCCAAACACCCAAAGCCATTCTTTTTGTCTCTGCCCATTTCGACACCGCCTATCCCACCGTCAACGTCGTTTCTGGCCCCAACGACACCATCTACGACTTCTATGGTTTCCCCTCCTCCATGTACGAG TTAAAATATCCAGCACCAGGAGCTCCGGCATTGGCGAAGAGGGTGAAGGAAGCTCTGATGGGGGCCGGGTTCGAGCGGGTGGACGAGGAGAAAGGGCGAGGGCTGGATCATGGAGCATGGGTTCCTCTGATGTTCATGTATCCAGAGGCAGACATCCCAGTTTGCCAACTTTCAGTACAATCACGCCTAAATGGGACACACCATTACAACATGGGCAAGGCATTGGCCCCTCTTAAGGATGAAGGGGTTCTCATTGTTGGGTCAGGAAGTGCCACACACAACCTTAGGACACTCGACCGCCACGCCAGGTCTTCTGTCAACGCCTCATGGGCCATCGAATTTGACGATTGGCTTAAACATGCTCTCCTTCAAGGAAG ATACGAAGATGTGAACGAGTACAAAAAGAAGGCTCCAAATGCAGAAAAGGCACATCCAAGTCCCGACCACCTATTTCCGCTCCATGTCGCGATCGGGGCAGCCGGAGGCCACCCCAAAACGAAGCTAGTCCACCATAGCTGGGACCTTGGCACCATGTCCTACGCCTCCTACCAGTTCACAGCctcttaa
- the LOC111804381 gene encoding extradiol ring-cleavage dioxygenase-like isoform X2 has protein sequence MALNDTFYVSHGSPTLTIDDGIEARHFFKSWKDKVFPQTPKAILFVSAHFDTAYPTVNVVSGPNDTIYDFYGFPSSMYELKYPAPGAPALAKRVKEALMGAGFERVDEEKGRGLDHGAWVPLMFMYPEADIPVCQLSVQSRLNGTHHYNMGKALAPLKDEGVLIVGSGSATHNLRTLDRHARSSVNASWAIEFDDWLKHALLQGSWEENETPWCTKCVQNLSLADAF, from the exons ATGGCTTTGAACGACACTTTCTATGTATCCCATGGATCCCCAACGCTAACCATCGACGATGGCATCGAAGCAAGGCACTTCTTCAAATCATGGAAGGACAAGGTTTTTCCCCAAACACCCAAAGCCATTCTTTTTGTCTCTGCCCATTTCGACACCGCCTATCCCACCGTCAACGTCGTTTCTGGCCCCAACGACACCATCTACGACTTCTATGGTTTCCCCTCCTCCATGTACGAG TTAAAATATCCAGCACCAGGAGCTCCGGCATTGGCGAAGAGGGTGAAGGAAGCTCTGATGGGGGCCGGGTTCGAGCGGGTGGACGAGGAGAAAGGGCGAGGGCTGGATCATGGAGCATGGGTTCCTCTGATGTTCATGTATCCAGAGGCAGACATCCCAGTTTGCCAACTTTCAGTACAATCACGCCTAAATGGGACACACCATTACAACATGGGCAAGGCATTGGCCCCTCTTAAGGATGAAGGGGTTCTCATTGTTGGGTCAGGAAGTGCCACACACAACCTTAGGACACTCGACCGCCACGCCAGGTCTTCTGTCAACGCCTCATGGGCCATCGAATTTGACGATTGGCTTAAACATGCTCTCCTTCAAGGAAG ttgggaggagaatgaaacaccgtGGTGTACAAAGTGTGtacaaaatctctctctagcagacgcgttttaa
- the LOC111804382 gene encoding uncharacterized protein LOC111804382, giving the protein MNSEASQVAKVYRQLLKAVKNHIGKEENKKHFVDYVAQKFRETSTVSKPHSVQQKIKLARDYTFLLNSVHHQKDLLFSYNIAVDRSDEMKRILGKSAASVGLKLPEVYQP; this is encoded by the exons ATGAATTCAGAAGCCTCGCAGGTAGCTAAGGTTTACCGCCAGCTTCTCAAAGCTGTAAAGAACCATATTGGAAAGGAAGAGAACAAGAAGCATTTTGTGGACTATGTGGCTCAGAAGTTCAGGGAGACAAGCACAGTTTCGAAACCCCATTCTGTTCAACAGAAAATCAAGCTTGCTCGCGATTACACATTTCTACTTAACAGCGTGCACCATCAAAAG GACTTGCTGTTCTCGTACAACATTGCTGTTGATAGATCAGATGAAATGAAGCGGATATTGGGCAAGTCTGCAGCAAGTGTGGGGCTTAAACTTCCGGAGGTTTATCAACCCTGA
- the LOC111804546 gene encoding extradiol ring-cleavage dioxygenase-like — protein sequence MALNDTFYLSHGSPMLSIDDSIKARQFFKSWKNEVVAVKPKAILCISAHYDTTFPTVNVVSGPNDTIYDFYGFPSSMYKIKYPAPGAPELAKRVKETLIRAGFERVDEERGRGLDHGAWVPLMFMYPEADIPVCQLSVQSHLNGTHHYNLGKALAPLKDEGVLIIGSGSATHNLRTLNRSGKPSATAPWALEFDTWLKDALLEGRYDDVNEYEKKAPHAKMAHPSPDHFYPLHVAIGAAGGDPKTKLIHHSWDHGTMSYASYQFTASSPSH from the exons ATGGCTTTGAACGACACTTTTTACCTCTCCCATGGCTCTCCGATGCTCAGCATCGACGATAGCATAAAAGCGAGGCAGTTCTTCAAATCTTGGAAGAACGAGGTCGTTGCGGTCAAACCCAAAGCCATTCTCTGCATTTCTGCCCATTACGACACCACTTTCCCCACTGTCAATGTCGTCTCAGGTCCTAATGATACCATCTACGACTTCTATGGCTTCCCCTCCTCCATGTACAAG ATTAAATATCCAGCACCCGGAGCTCCAGAGCTGGCGAAGAGGGTGAAGGAGACTCTGATAAGGGCCGGGTTCGAGCGAGTCGACGAGGAGCGAGGGCGGGGGCTGGACCATGGAGCATGGGTTCCTCTAATGTTCATGTATCCAGAGGCAGACATACCAGTTTGCCAACTTTCAGTACAATCACACCTAAATGGGACACATCATTACAACTTGGGCAAAGCATTGGCTCCTCTTAAGGATGAAGGAGTTCTAATAATTGGGTCAGGAAGTGCCACACACAACCTTAGGACTCTCAACCGCAGTGGTAAGCCTTCAGCCACTGCCCCATGGGCTCTTGAGTTTGATACTTGGCTTAAAGATGCTCTTCTTGAAGGAAG ATATGACGATGTGAACGAGTACGAGAAGAAGGCTCCACACGCAAAAATGGCACATCCGAGTCCGGACCACTTTTACCCACTCCACGTTGCGATCGGGGCAGCAGGAGGCGACCCGAAAACCAAGCTAATCCATCATAGCTGGGACCATGGCACCATGTCCTATGCCTCCTACCAATTCACAGCCTCTTCCCCCTCCCACTAA
- the LOC111803957 gene encoding PHD finger protein At1g33420-like, whose product MVVNARPHKRMKRRVTADLFDFLSFPSSSSMSAAGAAHDSDHDHDHLFTGPFRNNVRTFLSNHALLPSPSSLFPHLLTWQILFRVGDLGLHGPDSQPALVYLDIVEEDVARSRSLYCDQCRVVGWSAHPVCAKRYHFIIKANGSSIGGYHKPCMCCGDVLHLSESKCKSCNHITSADDVEDWVYQQLENNTHLLHAVVHSNGYGHLLRVNGREGGSSHLSGCHIMNFWDRFCKMLGVRKVSVMDVSKKYGVGYRLLHAVTKGHPWYGDWGYEFGAGSFAVTPDAYKMAVETLSTLPLSIFTSQGRKPRSHLQDIILYYQSLSERKLVNVRDLFRFLMSLIHNVRKSSTSITDVTDEKQPSRVLCSWTRSDITRVEEAMLKVLHAVSGSNWVTWRTLRGAVCKAGPPELLDYCLKNLGGKISSDGMVVNAQRNPQSGAFEYRLEPGRVSLNTATDCTESSISSYPSEENLLLDLRFLYNAMLHPHSMVNYGPQPRRAAAVSSAVKLIDCKQFVKDYKPEKLSTKLNPFSICLLCEVEVVDDSKDNSSRPPPELVVLPSNATMSDLKLEASKAFQDVYLMFRRFQVEEIVDHGGVDDSTQVKLLFGQTESVRVRGRCQVKITLNRFRMERGVERWTVECSCGAKDDDGERMLACDLCGVWQHTRCSGIRDSDTVPGKFVCYKCRSSIVAMNTNGETEADTVRSWLC is encoded by the exons ATGGTCGTTAACGCCCGTCCCCACAAGAGAATGAAGAGACGTGTCACGGCTGATCTCTTCGACTTCCTCtccttcccttcttcttcctccatgtCCGCCGCCGGCGCCGCCCATGATTCCGACCACGACCACGACCATCTCTTCACCGGCCCCTTCCGGAACAACGTCCGCACCTTCCTCTCCAACCACGCCCTCCTCCCCTCGCCCTCTTCCTTGTTCCCTCACCTTCTCACCTGGCAGATCCTCTTCCGCGTCGGCGACCTCGGCCTCCACGGCCCCGACTCTCAACCTGCCCTTGTTTATCTCGATATCGTCGAGGAAGACGTCGCCAGATCCAGATCCCTCTACTGCGACCAGTGCCGTGTTGTTG GGTGGAGTGCACATCCTGTGTGCGCCAAACGGTACCATTTCATAATAAAGGCTAATGGAAGCTCCATTGGAGGTTATCATAAGCCATGTATGTGCTGTGGAGACGTCTTGCATCTCTCCGAGTCCAA ATGCAAGTCGTGCAACCATATAACGAGTGCAGATGATGTAGAAGATTGGGTGTACCAGCAGTTGGAGAACAATACCCATCTCTTACATGCTGTGGTTCACTCCAATGGTTATGGGCACCTACTCAGGGTCAATGGAAGAGAGGGTGGCTCAAGCCACTTATCTGGATGCCATATCATGAATTTTTGGGATCGATTTTGTAAAATGCTTGGAGTAAG AAAGGTGAGCGTGATGGATGTGTCCAAGAAGTATGGGGTTGGGTACCGGCTGCTTCATGCCGTCACCAAAGGTCATCCGTGGTATGGCGATTGGGGTTATGAATTTGGTGCTGGTAGTTTTGCTGTCACTCCCGATGCTTACAAAATGGCTGTTGAAACCCTCTCCACCCTTCCTTTGTCAATCTTTACATCTCAAGGACGTAAGCCCCGTTCTCATCTGCAGGacataattttgtattatcaGTCTTTGTCAGAGCGCAAACTTGTAAACGTAAGAGATCTCTTTAGGTTTCTGATGAGCTTGATTCATAATGTTCGCAAGTCATCAACATCCATTACTGATGTAACGGATGAGAAGCAGCCATCAAGGGTCTTGTGCTCGTGGACAAGAAGCGACATTACACGTGTCGAAGAAGCAATGCTGAAAGTGCTGCATGCTGTATCTGGGTCGAATTGGGTCACTTGGCGCACCCTTCGTGGTGCTGTGTGCAAAGCAGGTCCACCTGAACTGCTTGATTATTGCCTTAAGAATCTTGGTGGAAAAATATCATCTGATGGGATGGTTGTCAATGCTCAACGCAATCCTCAATCAGGTGCTTTCGAATACAG GCTCGAACCCGGCCGTGTTTCATTGAATACTGCTACTGATTGTACTGAATCATCCATCTCTAGCTACCCATCTGAAGAGAATCTTCTGTTGGACTTGAGGTTTTTGTACAATGCCATGCTTCATCCACATTCTATGGTGAACTATGGGCCCCAGCCAAGAAGGGCAGCAGCAGTGAGCTCCGCTGTGAAGCTCATAGACTGCAAGCAGTTTGTAAAAGATTATAAGCCCGAGAAGCTGTCGACTAAGTTGAATCCTTTTTCGATATGTCTCTTGTGCGAGGTCGAAGTCGTGGACGACTCAAAAGACAATTCCTCAAGGCCCCCTCCAGAGCTAGTTGTACTTCCATCTAATGCTACCATGTCTGACCTGAAGCTAGAAGCATCAAAAGCTTTCCAAGATGTATATTTGATGTTCAGAAGGTTTCAAGTAGAAGAGATAGTCGACCATGGGGGTGTAGATGATTCCACCCAGGTCAAGCTGCTGTTCGGACAAACCGAGTCGGTGCGTGTCAGAGGAAGATGCCAAGTGAAGATCACGCTGAACAGGTTTCGAATGGAGAGGGGGGTAGAAAGGTGGACAGTTGAATGTAGTTGTGGAGCCAAGGACGACGACGGGGAGAGAATGCTAGCCTGCGACTTGTGTGGGGTTTGGCAACATACAAGATGCTCGGGGATTCGAGACTCCGACACGGTCCCAGGGAAATTTGTATGTTATAAATGCAGAAGCTCCATTGTTGCAATGAATACCAATGGGGAAACGGAGGCCGATACCGTGCGGAGTTGGTTATGTTAG
- the LOC111804002 gene encoding glucose-6-phosphate 1-dehydrogenase, chloroplastic-like, producing MFMDCQFRTPSSPAAAFVPSSLNNGTLLPRGFVSSPRRTHFPSWVSQISVRNCVSGHLQLKSSNGHPLNAVFLPDGSPGSSLFNEQIALQEEEKSVLDSGKVQSTLSITVVGASGDLAKKKIFPALFALYYEDCLPEDFTVLGYARTSMTDEQLRTMISKTLTCRIDKRANCEDKMDEFLKRCFYHSGQYSSEEDFAELDRKLKEKEDGKVSNRLFYLSIPPNIFVDVVKCASQRASSESGWTRVIVEKPFGRDSDSSGELTRSLKKYLTEDQIFRIDHYLGKELVENLSVLRFSNLVFEPLWSRSYIRNVQLIFSEDFGTEGRGGYFDNYGIIRDIMQNHLLQILALFAMETPVSLDAEDIRNEKVKVLKSMRPLQLEDVVVGQYKGHSKGGKSYPAYTDDPTVPNDSITPTFAAAAIFVDNARWDGVPFLMKAGKALHTRRAEIRVQFRHVPGNLYKRSFGTDLDKATNELVLRVQPDEAIYLKINNKVPGLGMRLDRSDLNLLYRSRYPSEIPDAYERLLLDAVEGERRLFIRSDELDAAWSLFTPLLNELEEKKIAPELYPYGSRGPVGAHYLAAKYNVRWGDLGEDREP from the exons ATGTTCATGGATTGTCAGTTCAGGACCCCTTCTTCACCTGCCGCTGCCTTCGTCCCATCTTCTCTCAATAACGGAACGCTCTTACCCAGAGGATTTGTTTCCTCCCCAAGAAGAACACATTTCCCCTCCTGGGTCTCTCAGATTTCTGTAAGAAATTGCGTTAGTGGCCATCTTCAGCTTAAGTCATCAAATGGGCATCCCTTGAATGCAGTTTTTTTACCAGATG GTAGTCCTGGAAGTTCTCTTTTCAATGAACAAATTGCACttcaagaggaagaaaaatctGTTTTGGATTCGGGAAAAGTTCAATCTACACTCAGTATAACTGTTGTTGGAGCTTCAGGGGACCTGGCAAAAAAGAAGATCTTCCCTGCACTTTTTGCTCTTTATTATGAGGATTGTCTACCAGAG GATTTTACCGTGTTAGGGTATGCTCGAACTAGTATGACCGATGAGCAACTCCGAACTATGATTAGTAAAACTTTGACTTGCAGAATTGATAAGAG GGCAAACTGTGAGGACAAGATGGAtgagtttttaaaaagatgCTTTTACCATTCTGGTCAGTATAGCTCCGAGGAAGATTTCGCTGAGTTGGACAggaagttgaaagaaaaagag GATGGAAAAGTTTCAAAtaggttattttatttatcaattcCTCCAAACATATTCGTCGACGTTGTCAAGTGTGCTAGCCAACGGGCATCTTCAGAAAGTGGTTGGACTAGAGTCATTGTCGAAAAGCCATTTGGCCGTGACTCAGATTCTTCGGGTGAGCTAACGAGAAGCTTAAAGAAATATCTCACAGAAGACCAAATATTTAG GATTGATCATTATTTGGGCAAGGAGCTCGTAGAGAATCTGTCGGTTCTTCGATTCTCCAATCTTGTTTTTGAGCCTCTTTGGTCGAGGAGCTATATCCGCAATGTTCAACTGATATTTTCAGAGGACTTTGGAACCGAGGGGCGGGGCGG GTACTTTGATAACTATGGAATCATACGAGATATAATGCAAAACCATCTCCTTCAAATTTTGGCTCTATTTGCTATGGAGACGCCTGTTAGTTTAGATGCGGAGGACATCAGGAATGAAAAG GTTAAGGTCCTGAAGTCCATGAGACCCCTGCAACTCGAAGATGTAGTTGTTGGGCAATACAAAGGGCACAGCAAGGGTGGGAAATCGTACCCTGCTTATACAGATGACCCAACTGTTCCCAACGATAGCATCACTCCGACGTTTGCAGCAGCCGCTATTTTCGTCGATAACGCGAGATGGGATGGGGTGCCGTTCTTGATGAAAGCTGGAAAGGCTCTACATACAAGGAG AGCAGAGATCAGGGTTCAGTTCAGACATGTCCCAGGTAACTTGTACAAGAGGAGCTTTGGAACAGATTTGGACAAAGCTACTAACGAGCTCGTCTTGCGTGTTCAACCCGACGAGgctatttatttgaagatcaacAATAAAGTTCCTGGTCTCGGGATGCGATTAGATCGTAGTGATCTCAACTTGCTGTATCGATCTAG GTACCCGAGCGAGATACCAGATGCATATGAGAGGTTGCTTTTAGACGCTGTTGAAGGGGAGCGAAGGCTATTCATCAGAAGCGATGAGCTCGATGCTGCGTGGTCGTTGTTCACTCCATTGTTGAATGAacttgaagagaaaaagatcGCACCAGAGCTTTATCCCTACGGCAGCAGGGGGCCGGTCGGGGCTCACTACTTAGCTGCGAAGTACAACGTAAGATGGGGAGATTTGGGCGAGGACCGTGAGCCTTAG
- the LOC111803784 gene encoding cleft lip and palate transmembrane protein 1 homolog — MATPAVEGGPGGGGGGVAAAPRAGQQQQGGFAQSLTGVIRIAVFWYFASKFFAPKKPSDPAILMSNLFQKGEPLDMWVYLSEHERFTDFGNEGALVWHENGIPYAIWGPESVRSLSLKYYPSEDLKQNGSLYAHVFFARSGYTPDPNDPEFQPLAAFGRTHPIVIYLPKSKADKKKSLLGNSEGSDAGEILKEVVDDNQVDLKDDGPVEWVSYWKPNVTINLVDDFTGYPHNGVPPNIAPYLNVEPTTGNYYPTIFFNEFWLLRDKLVRINETVKELVLNLEVAPISMTKWQLFLQIDQSFQIHRSYGSMLEGEADELKRVFLEGNPYLLAVTMVVSLLHSVFDMLAFKNDIQFWNKNKSMEGLSAKSVIVSFISQLIVFLYLLDNDTSWMILASSGIGCCIEFWKIGKAMHIEIDRSGRIPMLRFRDRESYAGNKTKEYDDLAMKYLSYVLFLLVGCSSVYSLMYEQHKSWYSWILSSLTSCVYMFGFIMMCPQLFINYKLKSVAHLPWRQMTYKFLNTIIDDLFAFVIKMPTLHRLSVFRDDLIFLIYLYQRWVYPVDKKRINEFGFGGEDDQAAETSNANAIEDDDKKTN, encoded by the exons atggcgACGCCGGCGGTAGAGGGAGGTCcaggcggcggcggaggaggagtaGCGGCAGCACCAAGAGCAGGGCAACAGCAACAAGGAGGCTTCGCACAGTCTCTTACTGGAGTCATTAGGATCGCCGTCTTCTGGTACTTCGCTTCTAAATTTTTCGCCCCCAAGAAGCCCTCTGATCCTGCTATCCTCATGTCCAATCTCTTTCAGAAGGGTGAACCGCtg GATATGTGGGTGTATCTATCTGAGCATGAAAGGTTTACCGACTTTGGAAATGAAGGTGCGCTTGTTTGGCATGAGAATGGTATACCTTATGCTATATGGGGGCCAGAAAGTGTCAGATCTCTTTCATTGAAGTACTATCCATCTGAG gatttgaaacaaaatggaTCGCTGTATGCACACGTCTTCTTTGCACGGTCAGGATACACTCCAGACCCCAATGATCCAGAGTTTCAGCCTCTTGCTGCATTTGGAAGGACACATC CTATCGTGATATATTTGCCCAAGTCAAAAGCAGATAAGAAGAAGAGTTTGTTAGGCAATTCTGAAGGTTCTGATGCTGGTGAAATTCTGAAGGAG GTTGTTGATGATAACCAAGTTGATCTGAAAGATGATGGTCCTGTGGAGTGGGTTTCCTATTGGAAACCAAATGTGACTATTAATCTAGTTGACGATTTTACTGG ataTCCTCACAATGGTGTTCCACCGAATATTGCTCCTT ACTTGAATGTTGAGCCCACTACAGGAAACTACTATCCCACCATTTTCTTCAACGAGTTTTGGCTACTTAGAGACAAATTGGTTCGAATCAATGAGACAGTGAAGGAGCTGGTACTTAATCTAGAAGTGGCTCCGATAAGCATGACCAAGTGGCAGTTATTCCTCCAGATTGATCAGTCATTCCAGATTCACCGTAGCTATGGAAGCATGCTTGAAGGCGAGGCTGATGAGTTGAAG CGGGTGTTCTTGGAAGGAAATCCCTATCTCCTGGCAGTTACCATGGTTGTCTCATTACTTCATTCAGTTTTTGACATGCTCGCCTTCAAGAATG ATATCCAATTttggaacaaaaataaatctatGGAAGGACTTTCTGCTAAGTCTGTCATTGTCAGCTTCATATCTCAACTGATTGTCTTCTTGTATCTACTTGATAATGATACTTCGTGGATGATCCTTGCAAGTTCTGGTATTGGTTGCTGTATTGAGTTCTGGAAAATAGGAAAAGCTATGCATATTGAG ATTGATAGGAGTGGAAGGATTCCTATGTTGAGATTCCGTGATCGCGAGTCATATGCAGGAAATAAGACGAAGGAGTATGATGATCTTGCAATGAAGTATTTGTCCTATGTGCTTTTCCTCCTTGTTGGTTGCTCATCTGTTTATTCACTCATGTACGAACAACATAAGAGCTGGTATTCTTGGATTCTTTCTTCACTCACAAGCTGTGTATACATGTTCG GGTTCATTATGATGTGCCCTCAGTTGTTCATTAATTACAAGCTCAAGTCTGTGGCTCATCTACCCTGGAGACAGATGACATACAAGTTCCTTAATACCATCATCGACGACCTATTTGCTTTTGTCATCAAAATGCCAACCCTACACCGGCTTTCAGTGTTCCGAGATG ATCTCATATTTCTGATCTATCTATATCAAAGATGGGTTTACCCGGTGGACAAGAAACGTATAAACGAATTTGGTTTCGGTGGCGAAGATGATCAAGCCGCCGAGACATCAAATGCGAATGCAATAGAAGACGACGACAAGAAAACTAATTAA